A single window of Candidatus Flexicrinis affinis DNA harbors:
- the eno gene encoding phosphopyruvate hydratase, with translation MVAIQHIHGREVLDSRGNPTVEVDVRLTDGTLGRAIVPSGASTGEHEALELRDGDSKRYGGKGVLKAVESVNSVLAQALAGTDPFNQVAVDQAMLDLDGTPTKSKLGANAILGVSMAVARAAATSVGLPLYAYLGGIHAHVLPVPMMNIMNGGKHAIGSTDFQEFMVMPVGAGSFAEALQMGVEIYQALKKLLHKKGHGTTVGDEGGFAPSLGSNQAALDVIMEAIASAGYSAGDQVFIALDPATSEIYKDGKYHLEIEGKSLSGEEMVEFWADWASRYPIISLEDGLAENDWANWSRLVAAIGNRVQIVGDDLLVTNTERVKRAIKEKAANSLLFKVNQIGSLTEALAAAQMSQRHGWTVVTSHRSGETEDSTISDLAVAMNAGQIKTGAPARTDRVAKYNQLLRIEEQLGSAATYAGRAAFPNLGMALD, from the coding sequence ATGGTCGCAATTCAGCACATTCACGGCCGCGAGGTCCTGGATTCCCGCGGCAACCCCACGGTCGAGGTCGACGTTCGACTGACCGATGGTACGCTTGGCCGGGCGATCGTGCCGAGCGGCGCTAGCACCGGCGAGCACGAGGCGCTCGAACTTCGTGACGGTGATAGCAAGCGTTACGGCGGCAAAGGCGTCCTTAAGGCCGTTGAGTCGGTAAACTCTGTGCTCGCACAAGCACTCGCCGGCACAGACCCGTTCAATCAGGTCGCGGTTGACCAGGCGATGCTCGATTTGGACGGAACGCCGACCAAGAGCAAGCTGGGTGCGAACGCGATTCTCGGCGTCAGCATGGCCGTGGCGCGCGCTGCCGCAACCAGTGTTGGGCTGCCGCTCTACGCGTACTTGGGGGGCATTCATGCGCACGTGCTGCCGGTTCCGATGATGAACATCATGAACGGCGGGAAGCACGCGATTGGCAGCACCGACTTTCAGGAGTTCATGGTGATGCCGGTCGGCGCTGGCTCGTTCGCCGAGGCGCTCCAGATGGGCGTGGAGATCTATCAGGCGCTCAAGAAACTGCTGCACAAGAAAGGACACGGCACAACTGTCGGCGACGAAGGCGGCTTTGCGCCGAGCCTCGGCAGCAATCAGGCGGCACTCGACGTCATTATGGAAGCGATCGCATCGGCAGGGTACAGCGCAGGGGACCAGGTCTTCATTGCACTTGACCCGGCGACCTCGGAGATCTACAAGGATGGCAAGTATCACCTCGAGATTGAGGGCAAGTCGCTCTCGGGTGAAGAGATGGTCGAGTTCTGGGCCGATTGGGCATCCCGGTACCCGATTATCTCGCTGGAAGACGGCCTCGCAGAGAATGACTGGGCCAACTGGAGCCGGCTCGTCGCCGCTATCGGCAATCGGGTACAGATCGTCGGCGACGACCTGTTGGTCACGAACACCGAACGCGTCAAGCGCGCGATCAAGGAGAAGGCCGCCAATTCGCTGCTGTTCAAAGTCAACCAGATCGGTTCGCTGACCGAGGCCCTAGCGGCAGCGCAGATGAGCCAGCGGCACGGCTGGACGGTCGTGACTAGCCACCGCAGCGGCGAGACGGAAGACAGCACGATTTCCGACCTTGCCGTAGCGATGAACGCTGGACAGATCAAGACCGGCGCACCGGCCCGTACCGACCGCGTGGCAAAGTACAATCAACTGCTTCGCATTGAAGAGCAGTTGGGATCGGCCGCAACGTATGCCGGACGTGCCGCTTTTCCGAACTTGGGGATGGCGCTCGACTAG
- a CDS encoding long-chain fatty acid--CoA ligase, which produces MTTYADRPWLKLYHEKTPHTLNYPDVPLHHFVQETAKRLPNHPALITSAHLPLIGRVASNLSYGELDRQSDALACALVDLGLKKGDRVALMMPNIAAFVIAFFAVLKAGGAVAAANPTYPADRLEYQLKDCGAEIIITMSMFYKVVKRAQPKTHIKTVIVTNVKEYLPPLARVLFQIAREKKDGHFIESLPSGDVWLQDLLTAYAGKKPSVTVKPADIALFQYTGGTTGVSKAAVATHANLVANMLQQESFLAVDGVPGEQETFLGAIPFFHVFGMVAVLAMAAKLGSTIVLVPNAREINEVVDCIHKFKPTLFHGVPALYNAINTHPKVQSGELSLRSVRACLSGSAPLPPSIKVEFERLSGGTLLEGFGMSEAPTATHVNPLRGENRVGSIGLPLPDTDMRIVSLDDGETDVPVGEVGELLMAGPQIMLGYHNMPDETVKVLREHNGKTWLYTGDIARMDEDGYFYIVDRKKDMALIGGFNVYPNAIEKVLKNHPAVAEVGVAAVPHPEKAGQETLKAWVVKAEGAEVTEADLIQFAGEHLAPYEVPRRISFIDELPKSAVGKTLRRELVRLEMESRGKSAN; this is translated from the coding sequence ATGACTACCTACGCTGACCGACCGTGGCTCAAGCTCTACCACGAGAAAACGCCGCACACGCTGAATTACCCTGACGTCCCGCTGCATCACTTCGTGCAGGAAACGGCGAAACGCCTCCCCAATCACCCCGCATTGATCACGAGCGCGCACCTACCCTTGATCGGTCGCGTCGCGTCGAACCTGAGCTACGGCGAACTCGACCGCCAGTCGGATGCATTGGCGTGTGCGCTTGTTGACCTTGGGCTAAAGAAGGGCGATCGTGTTGCCCTCATGATGCCCAACATCGCGGCGTTCGTCATCGCATTCTTTGCCGTGCTCAAGGCCGGCGGCGCGGTAGCGGCCGCAAACCCGACCTACCCCGCCGATCGACTCGAGTATCAGCTCAAAGACTGTGGCGCCGAGATCATCATTACGATGAGCATGTTCTACAAAGTCGTCAAACGTGCTCAGCCAAAGACGCATATCAAGACTGTCATCGTCACCAACGTCAAAGAATACCTTCCGCCCCTCGCGAGAGTCCTGTTCCAGATCGCACGCGAGAAGAAAGACGGACACTTTATCGAATCGCTGCCGAGCGGAGACGTTTGGCTGCAGGACTTGCTCACGGCGTATGCAGGGAAAAAGCCGAGCGTTACTGTCAAGCCTGCCGACATCGCGTTGTTCCAGTACACCGGCGGCACGACCGGGGTTTCCAAAGCAGCAGTCGCTACCCACGCGAATCTTGTCGCCAACATGCTTCAGCAGGAATCGTTTCTGGCGGTCGACGGCGTACCCGGCGAACAGGAGACATTCCTCGGCGCGATCCCGTTCTTCCACGTGTTCGGCATGGTCGCCGTATTGGCGATGGCCGCCAAGCTGGGATCGACCATTGTGCTGGTCCCAAATGCGCGCGAGATCAACGAGGTGGTGGACTGTATCCACAAGTTCAAGCCTACGCTGTTCCACGGCGTCCCCGCGTTGTACAACGCCATCAACACCCATCCGAAGGTGCAGTCTGGCGAACTCAGCCTGCGCTCTGTACGCGCATGTCTGAGCGGGTCGGCGCCGCTGCCGCCTTCGATCAAGGTCGAGTTCGAGCGCCTGAGCGGCGGCACGCTGCTTGAAGGTTTCGGCATGAGCGAAGCGCCAACGGCGACCCACGTCAACCCGCTTCGAGGCGAGAACCGCGTCGGTTCAATCGGTCTGCCGCTGCCGGATACCGACATGCGCATCGTCAGCCTTGACGACGGCGAGACGGACGTGCCAGTCGGCGAGGTCGGTGAACTGCTGATGGCCGGCCCACAGATCATGCTTGGATATCACAACATGCCGGACGAGACGGTCAAGGTCTTGCGCGAACACAACGGCAAGACGTGGCTGTATACGGGCGATATTGCCCGCATGGATGAGGACGGTTACTTCTACATCGTCGATCGCAAGAAGGATATGGCCCTCATCGGCGGGTTCAACGTATACCCGAATGCGATCGAAAAGGTGCTCAAGAATCATCCCGCCGTGGCAGAGGTTGGTGTAGCGGCAGTGCCGCACCCTGAGAAGGCCGGGCAGGAGACGCTCAAGGCGTGGGTTGTCAAAGCCGAAGGCGCTGAGGTTACGGAGGCAGACCTCATCCAGTTTGCAGGCGAACACCTTGCCCCGTACGAAGTGCCGCGCCGCATCTCGTTTATCGACGAGCTGCCAAAGTCGGCCGTTGGCAAGACCCTTCGCCGCGAGCTGGTTCGACTCGAGATGGAATCGCGCGGCAAGTCGGCGAACTAG
- a CDS encoding acyl-CoA thioesterase has product MLPTDRFVAESVLWVRYAETDAMRIVHHSQYLVYFEEARSEYMRQRGENYARFEEDGFNLAVTEAHVRYARPAVYGQQIRVRCWISEVQSRGMRFVYQVTNADTGDVHATGETRHICVKRDGTVALIPPRWRDWASAGTAPK; this is encoded by the coding sequence ATGCTGCCAACCGACCGCTTCGTCGCCGAGTCCGTCCTGTGGGTCAGATACGCCGAGACGGATGCCATGCGGATTGTCCACCACAGCCAGTACCTCGTCTATTTCGAGGAGGCGCGCAGCGAGTACATGCGCCAGCGTGGCGAGAACTATGCCCGCTTCGAAGAGGACGGGTTCAATCTCGCCGTGACTGAGGCGCATGTGCGTTATGCGCGCCCAGCAGTCTACGGCCAGCAGATCCGCGTGCGGTGCTGGATCTCTGAGGTACAAAGCCGGGGCATGCGTTTTGTCTATCAGGTGACCAATGCAGACACCGGCGACGTGCACGCGACCGGAGAAACACGCCACATTTGCGTGAAGCGTGACGGCACCGTCGCGCTCATTCCGCCGCGTTGGCGCGACTGGGCATCTGCCGGCACTGCGCCGAAGTAG
- a CDS encoding thioredoxin domain-containing protein has translation MRRLSLTVAVVLAAVFVSASVYAQGDDPLAFYDGIETSRADDGGFVLGSLDAPIAVVVFADFMCPHCQTYVETTHEFIDAFVRTGQARLEYRLYPIVHPTYSALTAQLAECAEVQRDGAFWPAHDVLYSLAGEGQIGPNTSEALAEALDLDVAKLDTCAADASQYITDLDLGTALGVSGTPATAVRLEDGTLGWAYLRDQIFNRGGLPISLLTEIVEAEDVSSVVIVPSPLLASLVTDSGCANPCWQGITPGQTLLIDALDIIRDDRQHVEITETSTGDADALTWRRFDSRLNEPNYIIANAAGEVDIISLIDVSDYGLGDVVDNLGDPSLALGFSTDDGSAVLYIIYPDIATIVIVLTAPDDGLSEESLVVGAQYFSDDAMALLLEDAGAAEWTGYDGLDDYIR, from the coding sequence ATGCGCAGGCTCAGTTTGACGGTTGCAGTGGTTCTCGCGGCAGTGTTCGTGTCCGCTAGTGTATATGCTCAAGGCGACGATCCCCTCGCCTTTTATGATGGTATCGAGACATCGCGGGCGGACGACGGGGGCTTCGTACTCGGAAGCCTTGACGCCCCTATTGCAGTCGTCGTGTTCGCCGATTTCATGTGCCCGCATTGCCAGACGTATGTCGAGACTACGCACGAATTCATCGACGCGTTTGTCCGCACAGGCCAAGCACGGCTTGAGTATCGGCTGTACCCCATCGTTCACCCGACGTACTCGGCGCTTACGGCGCAGTTGGCAGAGTGTGCCGAGGTACAGCGCGACGGCGCGTTCTGGCCTGCGCATGACGTTCTGTACAGCCTCGCGGGTGAAGGTCAGATCGGCCCTAACACCTCGGAAGCGCTTGCAGAGGCTCTCGACTTGGATGTCGCGAAACTGGATACATGCGCCGCCGACGCCTCGCAGTACATCACCGACCTCGATCTTGGCACGGCTCTTGGCGTCAGCGGGACGCCTGCAACTGCGGTGCGACTTGAAGATGGCACGTTGGGTTGGGCGTACCTGCGCGACCAAATCTTCAACCGCGGCGGTCTGCCCATCAGCCTCTTGACCGAAATCGTTGAGGCGGAGGACGTATCGTCGGTGGTGATTGTCCCGTCGCCGCTCTTGGCAAGCCTCGTGACGGACTCGGGGTGCGCAAACCCGTGCTGGCAGGGGATTACGCCGGGGCAAACGCTGTTGATCGACGCGCTTGACATCATCCGCGATGATCGCCAGCATGTGGAGATTACCGAGACATCGACCGGCGACGCGGACGCACTGACGTGGCGCCGATTCGACAGCCGACTCAACGAGCCAAACTACATCATCGCGAATGCCGCCGGTGAGGTCGACATTATCTCGCTGATCGATGTATCAGATTACGGACTCGGCGATGTGGTCGACAATCTCGGCGACCCGTCGTTGGCGCTCGGATTCAGCACGGATGACGGCAGCGCGGTTCTGTATATCATCTACCCGGATATCGCGACGATCGTCATCGTCTTGACCGCTCCGGACGACGGTTTGAGCGAGGAAAGCCTTGTAGTTGGCGCGCAGTACTTCTCTGACGATGCGATGGCGCTGTTGCTTGAGGATGCGGGCGCGGCCGAATGGACGGGTTACGACGGCCTCGACGACTACATCCGTTAG
- the hisF gene encoding imidazole glycerol phosphate synthase subunit HisF yields MLAKRIIPCLDVHNGRVVKGVNFVNLVDAGDPVEQAAFYDREGADELVFLDITASHEGRATTLEMVRSVADTLFIPFCVGGGIRTIDDIRDTLLSGADKVSINSAAVRTPDLIDAGAWAFGSQCIVVAIDPKRIDGEWIVHINGGRIPTPLRAVEWARECESRGAGEILLTSMDRDGTKAGYALELTAAVAEAVTIPVIASGGAGSAEHFADALTVGGADAALAASLFHFNELRVGDLKRYLDERGVSVRMTGWENT; encoded by the coding sequence ATGTTGGCAAAGCGCATCATCCCTTGCCTCGACGTTCACAACGGGCGGGTCGTAAAAGGCGTGAACTTCGTCAACCTTGTCGATGCCGGCGATCCGGTCGAACAGGCCGCGTTTTACGACCGTGAAGGCGCCGATGAACTCGTCTTCCTCGACATCACGGCGTCGCACGAAGGACGCGCCACGACGCTCGAAATGGTCCGCAGTGTCGCCGACACGTTGTTCATCCCATTCTGTGTCGGCGGAGGCATTCGTACAATCGACGACATCCGCGATACGCTGCTCTCCGGAGCAGATAAGGTTTCGATCAACAGCGCGGCGGTTCGCACGCCCGACTTGATTGACGCTGGAGCGTGGGCATTCGGGAGCCAGTGTATCGTCGTTGCCATCGATCCCAAGCGAATCGACGGCGAGTGGATCGTACACATCAACGGTGGGCGCATCCCTACGCCGCTGCGGGCGGTCGAGTGGGCGAGAGAGTGCGAATCGCGCGGGGCAGGCGAAATACTGCTGACAAGTATGGATCGAGACGGTACAAAAGCGGGTTACGCTCTCGAACTTACCGCGGCTGTCGCTGAAGCCGTAACGATCCCCGTGATCGCATCAGGCGGGGCGGGCAGCGCCGAACACTTCGCAGACGCATTGACGGTGGGCGGCGCCGACGCGGCGCTGGCCGCAAGTCTGTTTCACTTCAACGAACTGCGCGTCGGCGACCTGAAGCGTTATCTGGATGAACGTGGGGTATCTGTGCGCATGACCGGCTGGGAGAACACATAG
- the hisA gene encoding 1-(5-phosphoribosyl)-5-[(5-phosphoribosylamino)methylideneamino]imidazole-4-carboxamide isomerase — translation MIIYPALDLKSGQVVRLKEGVDANTTVFSTDPVRVAQDFAGRGAKWLHVVNLDGAFARANDNLHVLEVIAAVGLPVQFGGGLRSLDDVTTALECGAARVVLGTVAVRNPELVREAVNAFGADRVCIGLDSRDGKVTTHGWTEQSETTPAELGRAVAAVGVRHALFTDVSRDGMLTGVNVDATVALARDTGLNVIASGGVSSLDDIRRLAGSGMVAGAIIGMALYTGAIRLEDAIREGSA, via the coding sequence GTGATTATCTACCCGGCGCTCGATCTCAAGTCCGGTCAAGTCGTGCGGCTCAAGGAAGGTGTCGACGCGAACACGACCGTATTCAGCACCGATCCGGTACGCGTCGCACAGGACTTCGCTGGCCGTGGGGCAAAATGGCTGCACGTCGTCAATCTCGATGGGGCATTCGCACGCGCCAACGACAATCTGCACGTGCTAGAGGTGATCGCCGCGGTCGGTCTTCCTGTGCAATTTGGCGGCGGGCTTCGCTCGCTTGACGACGTGACTACTGCGCTTGAGTGCGGTGCGGCGCGCGTCGTCCTCGGGACGGTGGCCGTGCGCAACCCCGAGCTGGTGCGCGAGGCGGTCAACGCCTTTGGGGCAGATCGCGTGTGTATCGGGCTTGACTCACGAGACGGCAAAGTGACCACGCATGGATGGACCGAGCAGTCCGAGACGACCCCGGCAGAGCTGGGGCGCGCTGTCGCCGCTGTCGGTGTCAGGCACGCGCTATTCACCGATGTCTCGCGCGATGGCATGCTCACCGGTGTGAATGTGGACGCAACCGTTGCACTGGCGCGTGATACCGGGCTGAACGTTATAGCGTCGGGCGGTGTGAGTTCGCTCGACGACATTCGCCGGCTTGCTGGCAGCGGCATGGTTGCCGGCGCCATCATCGGAATGGCGCTGTACACGGGCGCAATTCGTCTGGAAGACGCGATACGAGAAGGATCAGCTTAG
- the hisH gene encoding imidazole glycerol phosphate synthase subunit HisH: MLAVVDYGAGNLRSVMHALRHLDAHDVEIVRDPEALERATSIILPGVGAFGAGMHILNETGLASAVIDAVRRGVPYLGICLGMQFLFDYSDEMGRHNGLGLLAGRVTRFSPTLGLKVPHMGWNQVDVVRDSPIFRDLPDAPYAYFVHSYYCIPERATDITATVDYGGPFCVAVQRDHIFGVQFHPEKSQITGLTVLSNFLKLAQESIA, translated from the coding sequence ATGCTGGCAGTGGTCGATTACGGTGCAGGCAATCTGCGCAGTGTGATGCATGCCCTGCGCCACCTCGATGCGCATGACGTCGAGATCGTGCGCGACCCTGAGGCCCTCGAACGGGCTACCTCGATCATCTTGCCCGGTGTCGGTGCGTTTGGCGCAGGCATGCACATCCTGAACGAGACCGGACTAGCTTCCGCTGTCATCGACGCAGTTCGGCGCGGTGTGCCATATCTGGGTATCTGTCTGGGGATGCAGTTCCTGTTCGACTACTCCGATGAAATGGGCAGGCACAACGGCCTCGGCCTGTTGGCAGGACGCGTCACGCGTTTCTCGCCGACACTGGGGCTCAAAGTTCCCCACATGGGATGGAATCAGGTCGATGTCGTGCGCGATTCCCCGATCTTTCGCGACCTGCCAGATGCGCCTTATGCCTACTTCGTTCACAGTTACTACTGCATACCTGAGCGCGCGACCGACATCACAGCGACCGTCGACTACGGTGGGCCGTTCTGTGTCGCCGTCCAGCGCGACCACATCTTTGGCGTGCAGTTCCACCCGGAAAAGAGCCAGATCACCGGCCTCACGGTGCTTTCGAATTTCCTGAAGCTCGCGCAGGAGTCGATCGCGTGA